The following coding sequences lie in one Cupriavidus sp. WKF15 genomic window:
- a CDS encoding hemin uptake protein HemP, whose product MSTLSLPLSQPREVTRRRLSLRRVEVAPQGRRDTPASSALESVKSAVAAIPARLEALVRESRPNAPAGEPVALETIMRGATTLPIRHNGEIYTLRVTRYGKLILTK is encoded by the coding sequence ATGAGCACCCTTTCCCTGCCGCTGTCGCAACCCCGTGAAGTTACCCGCCGCCGCCTGTCGCTGCGGCGCGTGGAAGTTGCCCCTCAGGGCCGGCGCGATACACCTGCGTCATCAGCGCTCGAATCCGTGAAATCCGCTGTGGCGGCCATTCCCGCCCGCCTGGAGGCCCTCGTTCGCGAGAGCCGTCCGAATGCGCCTGCGGGCGAGCCTGTCGCACTGGAAACCATCATGCGTGGTGCCACGACGCTGCCGATCCGCCATAACGGCGAGATCTACACACTGCGCGTCACGCGCTACGGCAAGCTGATCCTGACGAAGTAA
- a CDS encoding LysR family transcriptional regulator: MDQRPLRLTLRQLQVFVSVAQHGSTVAASDALSMSQSAVSASLAELERALDGPLFDRVARRLSINETGRQFFPRALSLIDQAQELERFATQTGVQLRIAASNTIGSYILPALMAGFRASQGGPCQLDLRIGNTRDVLRSLLQFDADIGLVEGASHERELRSMPWCDDEMVVVVGPSHPLAAANAPLDGLRDAEWIVREPGSGTREIIEERLMPLLGELRFALELGNAEAIKRAVMSGFGVSCLSLHVVRDELERGTLVAVRQGLPHIVRPLQLVVHQDKFPTRGLLAFTEYLRVTAKQVGAQT, from the coding sequence ATGGATCAGCGACCCCTTCGCCTGACGTTGCGCCAGCTGCAGGTCTTCGTCTCTGTGGCACAGCACGGCAGTACGGTTGCGGCTTCGGACGCCCTCTCGATGTCCCAGTCGGCCGTCAGCGCCTCGCTGGCGGAACTGGAACGTGCGCTCGACGGGCCCCTGTTCGATCGCGTGGCACGGCGCCTGAGCATCAACGAGACCGGGCGACAGTTCTTTCCGCGCGCCCTGTCGCTGATCGACCAGGCACAGGAGCTTGAGCGGTTCGCGACGCAAACCGGGGTGCAACTGCGCATTGCCGCCAGCAATACCATCGGCAGCTATATCCTGCCGGCGCTGATGGCTGGCTTCCGCGCCTCTCAGGGCGGACCATGCCAGCTGGACCTGCGAATCGGCAATACGCGCGACGTATTGCGCTCGCTGCTGCAGTTCGATGCCGACATCGGGCTGGTTGAAGGCGCGAGCCATGAGCGCGAACTGCGCAGCATGCCGTGGTGCGACGACGAGATGGTCGTAGTGGTTGGTCCCTCCCATCCGCTTGCGGCCGCGAATGCGCCGCTCGATGGGTTGCGCGATGCCGAATGGATCGTGCGCGAACCCGGATCCGGCACGCGCGAGATCATTGAGGAAAGACTGATGCCGCTGCTTGGCGAGCTGCGTTTCGCACTGGAACTCGGCAACGCGGAGGCCATCAAGCGCGCGGTGATGAGCGGCTTCGGCGTGAGCTGCCTGTCGCTGCACGTGGTCCGCGATGAACTGGAACGCGGCACGCTGGTGGCGGTGCGACAGGGCCTGCCTCATATCGTCCGTCCGCTGCAATTGGTGGTGCACCAGGACAAGTTCCCGACACGTGGGCTGTTAGCCTTTACCGAATATCTGCGGGTCA
- a CDS encoding putative sulfate exporter family transporter codes for MSSVSATNSAQAVSSAAVLPWHQRLLPLLPLGGVAWLAMVLADHPAISRYGLSALTLAMCAGMVAANTLPKHWLQPLAPGMQIARHYLLRLGVALYGLRLTFASIAALGLPGIVVPLAMLLGTLLFGTLIGTKVFGLSRREAILVSSGSAICGAAAAIAVSSVVRTDDKQTAVAVATVVLFGTVGMLLYPYLFELVTGAWHWNVSERMFGIFTGATLHEVAQVIAAGKMIGDTTADAAVVAKMVRVLALGPVLLVMALWPNKDAKAQGGTPRLSGLLKSVPWFAVGFVAVMAVNSAGAVPQEWKGGLIALDNWMLACAMLAIGLHTRIGDLLRAGRKPLALAGVLFVFLMVGGASLCYLMA; via the coding sequence ATGTCATCCGTGTCCGCTACCAACTCCGCCCAGGCGGTTTCTTCAGCCGCCGTGCTGCCTTGGCACCAGCGCCTGCTGCCTTTGCTGCCCCTGGGGGGCGTGGCGTGGCTGGCCATGGTCCTGGCCGACCATCCAGCCATTTCGCGCTATGGCCTCAGTGCGCTGACGCTGGCGATGTGTGCTGGCATGGTCGCAGCCAACACGCTGCCCAAGCACTGGCTGCAACCGCTGGCCCCCGGCATGCAGATTGCGCGCCACTACCTGCTGCGTCTTGGCGTGGCCCTGTACGGATTGCGGCTGACGTTTGCATCGATCGCCGCGCTCGGCCTGCCCGGCATCGTGGTACCGCTTGCCATGCTGCTCGGCACCCTCCTGTTCGGTACGTTGATCGGTACAAAAGTATTCGGCCTGAGCCGCCGCGAAGCTATCCTGGTCAGCTCGGGGAGCGCCATCTGCGGCGCAGCCGCGGCGATCGCGGTGTCTTCCGTGGTGCGTACCGACGACAAGCAGACGGCGGTTGCCGTGGCCACGGTCGTGCTGTTCGGTACCGTGGGCATGCTGCTCTATCCGTACCTGTTCGAGCTGGTGACGGGCGCATGGCACTGGAATGTCAGTGAGCGCATGTTCGGCATCTTCACCGGCGCGACGCTGCATGAAGTTGCACAGGTGATTGCAGCGGGCAAGATGATCGGCGACACCACCGCAGACGCCGCCGTGGTGGCCAAGATGGTACGTGTGCTGGCACTCGGCCCGGTGCTGCTGGTGATGGCCCTGTGGCCGAACAAGGATGCCAAGGCCCAGGGCGGTACTCCGCGCCTGAGTGGCCTGCTGAAGTCGGTGCCGTGGTTTGCCGTCGGCTTCGTGGCTGTGATGGCAGTGAACTCTGCCGGCGCCGTCCCGCAGGAATGGAAGGGTGGCCTGATCGCTCTGGACAACTGGATGCTTGCCTGCGCCATGCTGGCCATCGGCCTGCACACGCGGATCGGCGACCTGCTGCGCGCGGGGCGCAAGCCGCTCGCCCTGGCTGGTGTGCTCTTTGTCTTCCTGATGGTCGGCGGGGCTTCGCTCTGCTACCTGATGGCCTGA
- a CDS encoding heme-binding protein has protein sequence MQQKTVLTAEDVKKIMAAAEAEAKAHQWAVSIVVVDDGGHMLAMQRLDGTAPISAYIATEKARTSALGRRESKVYEDMINNGRYSFMTAPTLQGMLEGGVPIVCNEQVVGAVGVSGVKSTEDAQIARAGIAALGL, from the coding sequence ATGCAGCAAAAGACCGTGCTGACGGCAGAAGACGTGAAAAAGATCATGGCCGCAGCAGAGGCCGAGGCAAAGGCGCACCAGTGGGCTGTCTCGATCGTAGTGGTGGACGATGGTGGCCACATGCTCGCCATGCAGCGCCTGGACGGCACTGCACCGATCTCGGCCTATATCGCGACGGAGAAGGCCCGCACTTCGGCCCTGGGCCGACGCGAATCGAAGGTCTACGAAGACATGATCAACAACGGCCGCTATTCCTTTATGACTGCCCCGACGCTGCAGGGCATGCTGGAAGGCGGCGTGCCCATCGTCTGCAATGAGCAGGTCGTCGGTGCGGTAGGCGTATCGGGTGTCAAGTCGACCGAAGACGCCCAGATCGCCCGTGCCGGAATTGCCGCGCTGGGCCTCTGA
- a CDS encoding MotA/TolQ/ExbB proton channel family protein yields the protein MQDLGLSHLWSQGDFVMRATAIILLIMSLLSWIVILTKAWDLVRLKKMAHGAEKRFWHSDDFDHALETLGASDANPFRTLAIAGKDAAQHHRASQPQLHDVMDISDWLTRSLKSSIDDAVAHMQSGLAVLASVGSTAPFVGLFGTVWGIYHALIGIGASGVPTIDKVAGPVGEALIMTAFGLAVAIPAVLGYNALTRGNKSVISKLNRFAHDLHAYFVTGARVRPTGARAEDNAVRLAAARQ from the coding sequence ATGCAGGACCTCGGACTTTCCCACCTCTGGTCGCAAGGCGATTTCGTCATGCGTGCGACGGCCATCATTCTGCTGATCATGTCGCTCTTGTCGTGGATCGTGATCCTTACGAAGGCGTGGGATCTGGTTCGCCTGAAGAAGATGGCGCATGGCGCGGAAAAGCGCTTCTGGCACTCGGACGACTTCGACCATGCCCTGGAAACGCTGGGTGCCAGCGACGCCAACCCGTTCCGCACGCTGGCCATCGCCGGCAAGGACGCCGCCCAGCACCACCGCGCCAGCCAGCCGCAGCTGCATGACGTCATGGATATTTCCGACTGGTTGACGCGTTCGCTCAAGAGCTCGATCGACGACGCTGTGGCACACATGCAGTCGGGCCTGGCGGTGCTGGCTTCGGTGGGTTCCACGGCGCCGTTCGTGGGCCTGTTCGGCACGGTGTGGGGCATCTATCATGCACTGATCGGCATCGGCGCCTCGGGCGTGCCGACGATCGACAAGGTCGCCGGGCCGGTCGGTGAAGCACTGATCATGACGGCGTTCGGCCTGGCCGTGGCCATTCCGGCAGTGCTCGGCTACAACGCGCTGACGCGCGGCAACAAGTCGGTCATCTCCAAGCTGAACCGCTTTGCCCACGACCTGCACGCCTACTTCGTGACCGGCGCCCGCGTCCGCCCGACCGGCGCCCGAGCCGAAGACAACGCCGTGCGGCTCGCCGCGGCACGGCAGTAA
- a CDS encoding biopolymer transporter ExbD produces the protein MAFGTLDDDDEVMSEINMTPLVDVMLVLLIIFIITIPVINHAVKIDLPRASNTPNDSKPQSINVSIDAQGKVYWNQTEVDDAALANNIALAAQQEPQPELHLRADREVRYERVAEVMAAAQHGGLGKIGFITEPKQ, from the coding sequence ATGGCATTTGGCACCCTCGACGACGATGACGAGGTGATGAGCGAAATCAACATGACGCCGCTGGTCGACGTCATGCTGGTACTGCTGATCATCTTCATCATCACGATCCCGGTCATCAATCATGCGGTGAAGATCGATCTGCCGCGCGCAAGCAATACGCCGAACGATTCCAAGCCGCAGAGCATCAACGTCTCGATCGATGCCCAGGGCAAGGTCTACTGGAACCAGACCGAGGTAGACGATGCCGCGCTGGCGAACAACATTGCCCTGGCCGCCCAGCAGGAGCCGCAGCCTGAACTGCACCTGCGCGCGGACCGCGAGGTACGCTATGAGCGCGTGGCCGAGGTCATGGCCGCCGCACAGCATGGTGGACTGGGCAAGATCGGCTTCATCACGGAACCGAAACAGTAG